From Streptomyces sp. Edi4, one genomic window encodes:
- a CDS encoding LLM class F420-dependent oxidoreductase, with protein sequence MVQIGYTMMTEQAGPRALVEDVVAAERAGFDFSVTSDHYFPWLESQGHAPYAWSVLGAAAQATSRIPLMTYVTCPTVRYHPAVVAQKAATMQLLSEGRFRLGLGSGENLNEHVTGAGWPSPQVRIGMLEEAVEIIRDLFSGETVNHQGTYFDVSNARLWDLPDEPVPIGVAVSGERSCALAGRLADLVIATEPKKKLIDAFDRHGGQGKPRVGQLPVCFDTDRDAAIARAHDQFRWAMGGWPVNSELPGPSGFAGATSFVTRDDVADAIPCGDDVSAFVEAVRPYVEAGFTEVALVQVGGDHQRPFIEWAERKLLPALREL encoded by the coding sequence ATGGTGCAAATCGGCTACACGATGATGACCGAGCAAGCAGGCCCCCGCGCCCTCGTCGAAGACGTGGTCGCGGCCGAGCGTGCGGGCTTCGACTTCTCCGTCACCTCCGACCACTACTTCCCGTGGCTGGAGTCCCAGGGGCACGCGCCCTACGCGTGGAGCGTCCTGGGCGCGGCGGCGCAGGCGACGAGCCGGATCCCGCTCATGACCTACGTGACCTGTCCGACGGTCCGTTACCATCCGGCGGTCGTCGCCCAGAAGGCCGCCACGATGCAGTTGCTGTCCGAGGGCCGCTTCCGCCTCGGCCTGGGCTCCGGAGAAAACCTCAACGAGCATGTCACGGGCGCCGGTTGGCCCTCGCCGCAGGTGCGCATCGGGATGCTGGAAGAGGCCGTCGAAATCATCAGGGACCTGTTCTCCGGCGAGACCGTCAACCACCAGGGCACGTACTTCGACGTGTCCAACGCGCGTCTGTGGGACCTTCCGGACGAGCCGGTGCCGATCGGCGTCGCGGTCTCGGGCGAGCGGTCCTGTGCGCTGGCGGGGCGCCTCGCCGACCTGGTGATCGCCACCGAGCCCAAGAAGAAGCTGATCGACGCCTTCGACCGGCACGGCGGCCAGGGCAAGCCCCGGGTCGGGCAGCTGCCCGTCTGCTTCGACACCGACCGAGACGCGGCGATCGCCCGCGCCCACGACCAGTTCCGCTGGGCGATGGGCGGCTGGCCGGTGAACTCCGAACTGCCGGGCCCCTCGGGCTTCGCGGGCGCGACGAGCTTCGTGACCCGTGACGACGTCGCGGACGCGATCCCGTGCGGCGACGACGTCTCGGCGTTCGTCGAGGCCGTACGCCCCTACGTCGAGGCCGGGTTCACGGAGGTCGCGCTCGTCCAGGTGGGCGGCGACCACCAGCGCCCGTTCATCGAATGGGCGGAGCGGAAGCTGCTTCCCGCGCTGCGCGAACTCTGA
- a CDS encoding HAD family hydrolase produces the protein MARAALFDVDGTLVDTNHLHVVTWWEAFRQAGHDVTMRDIHRAVGLGSDDLIGHLLGQDRDQDQDETLNAAHTALYGTYFDRLPALDGARRLLRELAGRGWRIVLATSAGGPELKALRRAIDADDVIAGVASADDVSDGKPAPDPVERALELAEATSSDAVFVGDTVWDMKAASAAGVRAVALLAGGIPRADLEEAGAVAVYRDPAELLSQLDTSIFAQMEREG, from the coding sequence ATGGCACGTGCGGCGCTGTTCGACGTCGACGGCACTCTCGTCGACACCAACCATCTGCACGTGGTCACCTGGTGGGAAGCGTTCCGCCAGGCGGGGCACGACGTGACGATGCGTGACATCCACCGGGCGGTCGGACTCGGCTCCGACGACCTCATCGGGCATCTGCTCGGCCAGGACCGCGACCAGGACCAGGACGAGACGTTGAACGCCGCGCACACCGCCCTGTACGGCACCTACTTCGACCGCCTGCCCGCCCTCGACGGCGCGCGCCGGCTGCTGCGCGAGCTCGCCGGGCGGGGCTGGCGCATCGTCCTGGCCACATCGGCGGGCGGACCCGAGCTGAAGGCCCTGCGCCGCGCCATCGACGCCGACGACGTCATCGCGGGCGTGGCCAGCGCGGACGACGTCAGCGACGGCAAACCCGCACCGGACCCCGTCGAGCGGGCCCTTGAGCTGGCCGAGGCCACGTCCTCGGACGCGGTGTTCGTGGGGGACACGGTCTGGGACATGAAGGCGGCCTCGGCCGCGGGCGTGCGCGCCGTGGCGCTGCTCGCCGGGGGAATTCCCCGCGCGGACCTCGAAGAAGCGGGCGCGGTGGCCGTCTACCGCGACCCCGCCGAACTCCTCTCCCAGCTGGACACGAGCATCTTCGCCCAGATGGAACGCGAGGGCTGA
- a CDS encoding LLM class F420-dependent oxidoreductase codes for MTEYGYFLSSEEHTPAELVEQARMAEQAGFTSLWISDHYHPWNGEQGQSPFVWSVIGALSQAVSLPVETAVTCPIVRMHPAVVAQAAATSAVQLGGRFRLGIGSGEALNEHILGDPWPEAAVRLEMMEEAVRVMRQLFTGEQVSHHGKHYTVENARLYTVPDEPVPIDVSAFGPLAAEVAGRIGDGFITMAPDASAIERFRRSGGGSKPVMAGLKVCWSTDEEEALRTAHRLWPNEQLPGELAQILPTPAHFEQASELVTPDRVRENVTCGPDPDAHVAAVKGYVDAGFDTVYINQIGKDQQGFFDFYRTKVLPRLG; via the coding sequence ATGACGGAATACGGCTACTTCCTGTCCAGCGAGGAACACACGCCCGCCGAGTTGGTGGAGCAGGCCCGAATGGCGGAGCAGGCCGGGTTCACCTCGCTGTGGATCTCCGACCATTACCACCCGTGGAACGGCGAGCAGGGGCAGAGCCCGTTCGTCTGGTCGGTGATCGGTGCGCTGTCCCAGGCGGTCTCGCTCCCGGTGGAGACCGCCGTGACGTGCCCCATCGTGCGAATGCACCCCGCCGTCGTCGCCCAGGCCGCGGCCACGAGCGCCGTACAGCTGGGAGGGCGCTTCCGGCTCGGGATCGGCAGCGGGGAGGCCCTGAACGAGCACATCCTGGGCGATCCCTGGCCGGAGGCCGCCGTCCGCCTGGAGATGATGGAGGAAGCCGTCAGGGTGATGCGTCAGCTCTTCACCGGCGAGCAGGTCAGCCACCACGGCAAGCACTACACGGTGGAGAACGCACGGCTCTACACCGTGCCCGACGAGCCCGTTCCCATCGACGTGTCCGCCTTCGGGCCGCTCGCCGCCGAGGTGGCGGGACGGATCGGGGACGGCTTCATCACGATGGCGCCCGACGCCTCCGCCATCGAGCGCTTCCGGCGCAGCGGGGGCGGCAGCAAACCGGTGATGGCCGGGCTCAAGGTCTGCTGGAGCACCGACGAGGAGGAGGCGCTGCGCACCGCGCACCGTCTGTGGCCCAATGAGCAGCTGCCGGGCGAGCTGGCCCAGATCCTGCCCACCCCGGCCCACTTCGAGCAGGCATCCGAACTCGTCACCCCCGACCGCGTACGCGAGAACGTCACGTGCGGACCTGATCCGGACGCTCATGTCGCGGCGGTCAAGGGGTATGTGGATGCCGGGTTCGACACCGTCTACATCAACCAGATCGGCAAGGACCAGCAGGGCTTCTTCGACTTCTACCGCACCAAGGTGCTGCCCCGGCTCGGCTGA